From one candidate division KSB1 bacterium genomic stretch:
- a CDS encoding cytochrome c3 family protein — protein sequence MRKFATLLAVVVLTVFSAGAIVAADAPEKATIKDVQKTKAAVTFNHKAHGEKIGKCAECHHKDAAGKEQKCFSCHKAEKGKDAVALKDAMHTKCKGCHQKEKKGPTKCDDCHKK from the coding sequence ATGAGGAAGTTCGCGACGCTACTGGCAGTCGTCGTGCTGACCGTGTTCTCGGCCGGCGCGATCGTGGCGGCCGACGCTCCGGAAAAGGCCACCATCAAGGATGTCCAGAAGACGAAGGCGGCGGTCACGTTCAACCACAAGGCGCACGGCGAGAAGATCGGCAAGTGCGCGGAGTGCCACCACAAGGACGCGGCGGGCAAGGAGCAGAAGTGCTTCTCCTGCCACAAGGCCGAAAAGGGGAAGGACGCGGTCGCCCTGAAGGACGCCATGCACACCAAGTGCAAGGGGTGCCACCAGAAGGAGAAGAAGGGCCCGACCAAGTGCGACGACTGCCACAAGAAGTAG
- a CDS encoding FAD-dependent oxidoreductase yields the protein MDFLRPENLLRFGYKDCVLCEVERKGEEKRCDRCSGRLGQRDRLLWEIHKERIRRTAGMLSLLYPGLGHFYAGRVAYGIFWASLLPLSLGLVLNVWSGVTFGHAFLLAEAGMIWWLSWLDARRGPREPVAPCEGACPSHIHVPDYIALVRERRPLEALALVHDKLPFAAFCGRACPHPCEQKCVRNEYGAPISIMAIKRYAADIGYEAGVAPSSEVGEGVPGPRVAVVGAGAAGLSAANTLARMGARVTVIDSNEEPGGMMRYGVTEFRFPHESLLSDVKGIFARGIHFRGGVTFGTDATFASLEAEGFDAVLVAVGTWEALRLPGAGGEDQGFHDALTFLTRVRKKRPPHLHGRVVVIGGGNVAIDVARTALRMGSQEVTIACIESRETMPAFPWEIEEALEEGAKLLPGTAVKRFVLKDGQVTGFEALRVERVDLDPKGRVVPRTVSGSEFEVAADTVIMAIGSRAELPFIPPTAVRKAVDEKHHVFRLIFKGGESKIAAYACGDCVRGPGTVVEASASGRVAALNIYGNLCVEEVGKARYRDNYRRRFERQEPDRPEWRIRRQAERLLPGKRRGTFEEVEKRFTEDCARLESERCARCNLWL from the coding sequence GGGAGATCCACAAGGAACGGATCCGCCGCACGGCGGGGATGCTCTCCCTGCTGTATCCCGGGCTCGGGCATTTCTACGCGGGGCGCGTCGCATACGGAATCTTCTGGGCGTCGCTCCTCCCTTTAAGTCTCGGGCTGGTCCTGAACGTCTGGTCGGGAGTGACGTTCGGGCACGCCTTCCTCCTCGCGGAAGCGGGCATGATCTGGTGGCTCTCGTGGCTGGACGCGCGTCGTGGCCCCCGGGAGCCGGTGGCGCCCTGCGAAGGCGCGTGCCCATCCCACATCCACGTGCCGGATTACATCGCGCTGGTCCGCGAGAGACGGCCGCTGGAGGCATTGGCGCTGGTGCACGACAAGCTCCCCTTCGCGGCGTTCTGCGGCCGGGCGTGTCCCCACCCCTGCGAACAGAAATGCGTGCGGAACGAATACGGTGCGCCGATCTCCATCATGGCGATCAAGCGGTACGCGGCGGACATCGGGTACGAGGCGGGGGTCGCGCCGTCGTCCGAGGTCGGGGAAGGGGTCCCCGGACCCAGGGTGGCGGTCGTCGGCGCCGGCGCCGCCGGGCTTTCGGCGGCGAACACCCTTGCGCGCATGGGCGCGCGCGTCACGGTGATCGATTCGAACGAGGAACCGGGCGGAATGATGCGGTATGGTGTCACCGAATTCCGTTTCCCGCACGAGTCGCTCCTGTCCGACGTCAAGGGCATCTTCGCCCGCGGGATCCACTTCCGCGGAGGGGTCACCTTCGGAACGGATGCGACCTTCGCGTCCCTCGAAGCGGAGGGATTCGACGCCGTTCTCGTCGCCGTCGGGACGTGGGAGGCGTTGCGCCTGCCCGGGGCCGGCGGAGAAGACCAGGGTTTCCACGACGCGCTGACGTTCCTCACGCGCGTCCGGAAAAAGCGGCCCCCCCACCTGCACGGCCGCGTCGTGGTGATCGGCGGCGGGAACGTGGCGATCGACGTCGCCCGAACCGCCCTCCGCATGGGATCCCAGGAGGTCACCATCGCCTGCATCGAGTCGCGCGAGACGATGCCCGCCTTCCCCTGGGAGATCGAGGAGGCGCTCGAGGAAGGGGCGAAACTGCTCCCCGGCACGGCGGTGAAGCGGTTCGTGCTGAAGGACGGCCAGGTGACCGGGTTCGAAGCGCTCCGCGTCGAGCGGGTCGATCTCGATCCGAAGGGACGGGTCGTCCCCCGCACGGTGTCGGGCAGCGAATTCGAAGTCGCCGCCGACACGGTGATCATGGCGATCGGCAGCCGGGCGGAGCTCCCGTTCATCCCTCCCACGGCGGTCCGGAAGGCCGTCGACGAAAAGCACCACGTTTTCCGCTTGATTTTTAAGGGGGGGGAATCTAAAATCGCCGCTTATGCCTGCGGGGACTGCGTGCGCGGTCCCGGCACCGTGGTCGAGGCGTCGGCCTCGGGGCGGGTCGCCGCGCTGAATATCTACGGGAACCTGTGCGTCGAAGAGGTCGGGAAGGCGCGGTACAGGGACAACTACCGCAGGCGGTTCGAGCGGCAGGAGCCCGATCGCCCCGAGTGGCGGATACGCCGGCAGGCGGAGCGGCTGCTCCCCGGGAAGCGCCGGGGGACCTTCGAAGAGGTCGAAAAGCGGTTCACCGAAGATTGCGCGCGGCTCGAGTCGGAACGTTGCGCCCGATGCAATCTCTGGCTATAA